One genomic window of Elaeis guineensis isolate ETL-2024a chromosome 2, EG11, whole genome shotgun sequence includes the following:
- the LOC140855681 gene encoding cycloartenol-C-24-methyltransferase 1-like yields the protein MSNSRPLSFVTNVGGRIQKEEVKSAMEQYEKYHDGYGGDEETRKANATDVANKYYDLVTSFIEYGWGECFHLATRYEGETTRESIKQHEHFLALQLGLKRKMKVLDVGCGIGGPLREIARFSLTSITGLNNNEYQLSRAKELNRLAGLSESCKLVKGNFMNMPFPDDTFDAVYQIDATCHASDLVAGYKEICRVLKPGQCFAGYEWCLTDQFDSKNEKHRKIKADIELGSGLPAIRTTSQCLEALKLAGFEVVWERDRALDSKVPWYLPLDTSKFSISNFRSTAIGRWITRSMVSMLEFVGLAPAGSLRVHSILEKEADALVESGREEIFTPMYFFLVRKPLSKS from the exons ATGTCGAATTCAAGACCTCTGAGTTTTGTTACCAATGTGGGAGGAAGGATACAAAAGGAAGAAGTCAAATCGGCAATGGAGCA GTATGAAAAGTATCATGACGGTTATGGGGGGGACGAGGAGACAAGGAAGGCCAACGCCACCGACGTG GCAAACAAGTACTATGATCTTGTAACCAGCTTCATCGAATATGGCTGGGGTGAATGCTTTCACCTCGCAACCAG ATATGAAGGAGAGACAACTCGAGAAAGCATCAAGCAGCATGAGCACTTTCTTGCACTGCAACTAGGCTTGAAAAGGAAAATGAAG GTGCTCGATGTGGGTTGTGGAATTGGTGGACCACTGCGAGAAATAGCTAGATTCAG CTTAACATCCATTACCGGTTTGAACAACAATGAGTACCAACTATCAAGAGCCAAG GAGCTGAACCGGTTGGCAGGATTGAGTGAGTCATGCAAACTAGTTAAG GGTAACTTCATGAATATGCCATTCCCTGATGATACTTTTGATGCTGTATATCAAATAGATGCAACATGCCATGCATCAGATCTG GTTGCCGGCTATAAGGAGATTTGTAGAGTACTTAAGCCTGGTCAGTGTTTCGCGGGCTATGAGTGGTGCTTGACTGATCAATTTGATTCCAAGAATGAAAAGCATAGGAAAATTAAGGCTGATATTGAACTTGGTTCCGGCCTCCCAGCAATAAGAACTACAAGCCAATGCCTTGAAGCCTTAAAGCTTGCAGGGTTTGAG GTTGTGTGGGAGAGAGATCGTGCGTTAGATTCCAAAGTGCCATGGTATTTGCCCTTGGATACGAGCAAATTCTCCATAAGTAATTTCCGATCGACAGCCATTGGACGCTGGATTACGAGATCTATG GTTAGTATGCTAGAATTTGTGGGACTTGCTCCAGCAGGAAGTTTAAGAGTTCATTCAATCCTAGAAAAGGAGGCTGACGCACTCGTGGAAAGTGGAAG GGAAGAGATTTTTACACCGATGTACTTCTTCCTTGTCCGGAAGCCTCTTTCAAAATCTTGA